One genomic window of Carassius auratus strain Wakin chromosome 14, ASM336829v1, whole genome shotgun sequence includes the following:
- the LOC113114015 gene encoding zinc finger protein 2, producing the protein MAESVKTFQAHLTAVMDSLVRASVCEITKLFQDTVNDYLVEISLNRKENEALKLRLRLTENKLRNERKYGMGWAASRRAAGLLGADDTVRKARRTDLQRGKQGKEWSADAWEEGTGGVRDDRRDMFRAHLPTGGGGGGEEEEEERICVSGERNEVASIKEEVEGYRSDSLRLLQEALQMNQTESSPPSPGPTHGEMGPASAGPESAAAEVWEEQPALSEEPVTGGDELSGLETALKAEREREEAESGLGSPSQETCGSEGVAFIGLDGLCSSQQAMSSSSHRADPAELQLPSAPANKEEESGGESGDMLHFCTRCGSGFSSTSDLMKHSCPAVEERPYQCSVCGRAFSHAWSLKSHECIQAGEQLHHCELCGKRFTHSRSLERHQLVHTGERPHRCPQCGRSFSRLGNLERHQRIHTGERPYECGTCGKRFSRVEYLKRHQHTHISDMMMKLPPLRNSHHCSQCNQTFSDPEQFKQHQCPYNT; encoded by the exons ATGGCGGAATCGGTCAAGACCTTTCAAGCGCACCTGACTGCTGTCATGGACAGTTTGGTCCGCGCATCAGTGTGCGAGATCACCAAACTCTTCCAGGACACGGTGAACGACTACCTGGTGGAAATCTCGCTGAACAGAAAAGAGAACGAAGCGTTGAAATTGAGACTGAGGCTGACTGAGAATAAACTGAGAAACGAGCGCAAATATGGCATGGGCTGGGCGGCCAGTCGGCGCGCGGCTGGTCTGCTCGGCGCGGACGATACGGTGCGCAAAGCGCGCAGAACGGATCTCCAAA GAGGCAAGCAGGGGAAGGAGTGGAGTGCTGATGCGTGGGAGGAGGGGACTGGAGGAGTGAGAGATGACAGGAGGGACATGTTCCGTGCCCATCTGCCAactggaggaggtggaggtggggaggaggaggaggaggaaaggaTCTGCGTCTCTGGGGAGAGGAATGAGGTGGCCAGCATTAAAGAAGAG GTGGAAGGCTACAGATCAGACTCCCTGAGGCTGTTGCAAGAGGCTCTTCAGATGAACCAAACTGAAAGCAGCCCTCCCTCCCCCGGTCCCACCCACG GAGAAATGGGCCCTGCTTCTGCTGGTCCTGAATCCGCTGCTGCTGAGGTGTGGGAGGAGCAGCCGGCCTTGTCAGAGGAGCCAGTGACCGGTGGAGACGAGCTCAGCGGACTTGAGACGGCCCTCAAGGCGGAGCGTGAACGTGAGGAGGCGGAGTCTGGCCTGGGTAGCCCGTCTCAGGAGACGTGTGGATCTGAAGGTGTGGCATTCATCGGACTAGACGGTTTATGTAGCTCTCAGCAGGCAATGTCGTCCTCGTCACATAGAGCAGACCCTGCTGAACTACAACTCCCATCAGCCCCTGCAAACAAGGAAGAGGAGTCAGGAGGAGAGAGCGGGGACATGCTGCACTTCTGCACACGCTGCGGCAGCGGCTTCAGTTCCACATCTGACCTCATGAAACACTCTTGCCCTGCGGTCGAGGAGCGGCCCTATCAGTGCTCCGTGTGCGGGAGAGCATTCAGCCACGCCTGGAGCCTTAAGAGCCACGAATGCATCCAGGCGGGCGAGCAGCTGCACCACTGTGAACTCTGCGGCAAACGCTTCACGCACTCGCGGTCCCTCGAGCGCCATCAGCTGGTTCACACAGGAGAGCGGCCCCACAGGTGTCCGCAGTGCGGCCGCAGCTTCAGTCGTCTCGGGAACCTGGAGAGGCACCAGCGCATCCACACTGGTGAAAGACCGTATGAGTGCGGCACATGTGGGAAACGTTTCAGTCGAGTGGAATACCTCAAACGACATCAGCACACCCACATTAGCGATATGATGATGAAACTCCCACCGCTGCGAAACTCTCACCACTGCTCTCAGTGCAACCAAACATTCAGTGATCCTGAGCAGTTCAAGCAGCATCAATGTCCATACAACACATAA
- the LOC113114018 gene encoding macrophage migration inhibitory factor-like, which yields MPMFVVNTNVSKDAVPAELLSEATQELAKEMGKPAQYIAIHINPDQMMMFGGKGDPCALCSLTSIGKIGGAQNKKYSKLLMGLLNKHLGISPDRIYINFVDMDAANVAWNSTTFG from the exons ATGCCGATGTTCGTGGTGAACACAAACGTGTCTAAGGACGCGGTTCCTGCTGAGCTGCTCTCGGAGGCCACGCAGGAGCTCGCCAAAGAGATGGGGAAACCCGCGCAG TACATAGCCATACACATCAACCCAGATCAGATGATGATGTTTGGGGGCAAAGGAGATCCATGCGCACTCTGCTCTCTCACCAGCATTGGAAAGATTGGGGGggcacaaaataagaaatattccAAACTTCTTATGGGTCTGCTCAACAAACACCTTGGGATTTCACCCGACAG GATCTATATAAACTTTGTTGATATGGATGCAGCCAATGTGGCTTGGAACAGCACCACCTTTGGATAA
- the selenoh gene encoding selenoprotein H — protein MATRAKSGRGRKRKSDVDAEAAAVEEKKEKLDGDDKKDEEMGQRIVIEHCKSURVYGRNAEGVREALAASHPELCVVLNPQKPRRNSFEIMLMEGDKEVVLWSGIKKGPPRKLKFPDPAEVVSALKEALKS, from the exons ATGGCGACTCGAGCCAAATCAG GTCGTGGTAGGAAACGGAAGAGTGACGTGGATGCAGAAGCAGCTGCAGTAGaggagaagaaagaaaaacttgatgGAGATGAcaaaaaagatgaagaaatggGACAAAGGATCGTCATTGAGCATTG CAAAAGCTGACGGGTCTATGGGCGGAATGCTGAAGGTGTGCGTGAGGCACTTGCAGCTTCGCACCCTGAACTTTGTGTGGTGCTCAATCCTCAGAAACCTCGGAGGAACAGCTTTGAGATCATGCTGATGGAGGGAGACAAAG AGGTTGTTTTGTGGTCTGGCATTAAGAAGGGTCCACCACGCAAACTAAAGTTTCCCGATCCCGCTGAAGTGGTTTCTGCTCTGAAGGAAGCGTTGAAGAGCTAG
- the LOC113114507 gene encoding short coiled-coil protein B-like codes for MNSDMDGDIENQVELEEKTRLINQVLELQNTLEDLSARVDAVKEENLKLKSENQVLGQYIENLMSASSVFQTTDSKSKRK; via the exons ATGAACTCTGACATGGATG GTGACATTGAAAACCAGGTGGAGTTAGAGGAGAAGACCAGACTTATAAACCAGGTCCTTGAGTTGCAAAATACTCTTGAGG ATCTCTCAGCTCGGGTGGACGCAGTAAAAGAAGAAAATCTGAAGTTAAAATCAGAGAATCAGGTTCTTGGGCAGTACATTGAGAACCTCATGTCGGCATCTAGCGTGTTTCAGACCACTGACTCCAAGAGCAAACGGAAGTAA